Proteins encoded together in one Synechococcus sp. BL107 window:
- the coaE gene encoding dephospho-CoA kinase (Dephospho-CoA kinase (CoaE) performs the final step in coenzyme A biosynthesis.): protein MTFGDWPPQRRIGLTGGIASGKSSVAALLKKRGCPVLDADLYAREALTPGTSASNAVVSRYGNRVIKDGTSEIDRAGLASIVFNDPNERSWLEQLVHPIVQRRFDDALRALPDAPIVILMIPLLFEAGLEAWCSEIWVVRCTALQQKERLMARNNYTDTEATQRIAAQWPIDIKAQRADAVINNIGLIDDLNDQLDALL from the coding sequence ATGACGTTTGGCGATTGGCCACCCCAGAGACGCATCGGGCTCACCGGTGGCATTGCCAGCGGGAAAAGCAGTGTTGCGGCGTTACTCAAGAAACGAGGCTGTCCTGTGTTGGATGCAGATCTCTACGCACGAGAGGCACTCACCCCCGGAACATCTGCAAGCAATGCTGTTGTGTCGCGCTATGGCAATCGCGTCATCAAAGATGGAACGTCAGAGATCGACCGCGCTGGCCTGGCCTCGATTGTGTTTAACGATCCCAATGAACGGAGCTGGCTAGAACAGCTCGTTCATCCAATTGTGCAGCGACGTTTTGATGACGCACTTCGAGCCTTGCCAGACGCCCCGATCGTGATTTTGATGATTCCACTCCTGTTTGAAGCCGGCCTCGAGGCGTGGTGCAGCGAGATTTGGGTGGTCCGCTGTACAGCACTGCAACAAAAAGAACGCTTGATGGCACGCAACAACTACACGGATACCGAAGCAACACAACGCATCGCGGCGCAATGGCCGATCGACATCAAAGCGCAACGCGCAGATGCTGTGATCAACAACATTGGCCTGATCGATGACCTCAACGATCAACTCGATGCACTCCTTTAA
- the gloA gene encoding lactoylglutathione lyase, whose product MRMLHTMLRVTDLERSLAFYTGVLGMNLLRRKDYPNGRFTLAFVGYGPETEQTVLELTHNWDTDAYSLGDAYGHIALGVDDIRTTCAGIAGKGGRVVREPGPMKHGTTVIAFVEDPDGYKVELIELSSKAAV is encoded by the coding sequence ATGCGGATGCTGCACACGATGCTCCGGGTGACTGATTTGGAGCGTTCGTTGGCGTTTTATACGGGTGTTTTGGGGATGAATCTGTTGCGGCGCAAGGACTATCCCAACGGCAGGTTCACCTTGGCGTTTGTTGGTTATGGCCCTGAGACCGAGCAAACGGTGTTGGAACTCACCCATAACTGGGATACCGACGCTTACAGCCTTGGTGATGCTTATGGCCACATCGCTCTTGGCGTCGACGACATTCGAACCACCTGTGCGGGAATTGCTGGAAAGGGTGGCCGTGTGGTGCGTGAACCAGGGCCGATGAAGCACGGAACCACGGTGATTGCGTTTGTCGAAGATCCCGATGGTTACAAAGTGGAGTTGATCGAGCTCTCCTCCAAAGCCGCTGTTTAA
- a CDS encoding AarF/ABC1/UbiB kinase family protein, with product MRRLNIAFGLQRAIRALVIWRAVLTLLLLLWWDGQSWTYRGGATRERRAERQQQRAQWLTRQLLQLGSAFIKLGQLLSSRPDILPAGWVSELASLQDNVPAFSFDRVQTVLEEELGQRCAEVIDLDPQPLGAASLAQVHRASLRSGRQVVLKVQRQGLDRRFRLDLDVMQQVAAVLQRHPTWGRGRDWPAMARECRRVLLRELDFRVEAQYAARFRQQFLDDEQIRIPGVIWELSTRRVLCLDYLPGIKINDREAMLEAGINPSDVAEIGAASYLKQLVRFGFFHADPHPGNLAVASDGALIYYDFGMMGVLSDGLRRRLGSMVRAAAARDSAALVAELQAAGLIGTEIDVGPVRRLVRVMLQDALTPPFSSNVIDKLSGDLYDLVYGQPFRLPVELIFVMRALSTFEGVGRSLDPAFSLVSIAKPYLLPLMTSSGSGTNDLFNELGRQVGALSSKAVGIPRRLDESLERLEQGDLQLQVRLGESDRQFRRMIVAQQSIGQAVLLGCLALATAIIGASARPVWSLLPAAATLPVGLGWFRMQMRMRRDQRLEQLPGSNR from the coding sequence ATGCGTCGTTTGAACATCGCGTTTGGTTTGCAGCGGGCCATCCGTGCACTGGTGATTTGGCGTGCCGTTCTCACCCTTTTGTTGTTGCTGTGGTGGGACGGCCAATCTTGGACCTATCGCGGTGGGGCGACACGGGAGCGCCGCGCTGAACGTCAGCAACAACGTGCTCAGTGGCTGACCCGTCAGCTGTTGCAATTGGGGTCGGCGTTTATCAAGCTCGGGCAGCTGTTGTCCTCTAGGCCCGACATCCTTCCAGCCGGGTGGGTGAGTGAGCTGGCGTCCCTTCAGGACAATGTGCCGGCTTTCAGTTTCGATCGTGTTCAGACGGTGTTGGAGGAGGAGCTCGGCCAGCGCTGCGCTGAGGTGATTGATCTTGACCCCCAACCCCTCGGGGCAGCGTCTCTTGCCCAAGTGCATCGCGCCAGCTTGCGCAGTGGTCGGCAGGTGGTGCTCAAAGTGCAACGGCAAGGGCTGGATCGCCGTTTTCGCCTCGACCTCGATGTGATGCAGCAGGTCGCGGCGGTGTTGCAGCGTCATCCCACTTGGGGGCGGGGTCGTGATTGGCCTGCCATGGCCCGTGAGTGTCGCCGTGTGTTGTTGCGTGAGCTCGACTTCCGGGTTGAAGCGCAATATGCGGCTCGGTTTCGTCAACAGTTTCTTGACGACGAACAGATTCGTATCCCAGGGGTGATTTGGGAGTTGAGCACCCGTCGGGTGCTTTGTTTGGACTACTTGCCCGGGATCAAAATCAATGACCGCGAGGCGATGCTTGAGGCGGGCATCAATCCCTCCGATGTAGCCGAAATCGGTGCAGCGAGTTATCTCAAACAGCTGGTGAGGTTTGGCTTTTTTCATGCCGACCCCCATCCTGGAAATCTTGCTGTCGCCAGCGACGGCGCCCTCATCTATTACGACTTCGGGATGATGGGTGTGCTGTCGGATGGTTTACGTCGCCGACTGGGATCGATGGTGCGCGCTGCCGCAGCCCGAGATTCCGCTGCCTTGGTGGCTGAATTGCAGGCGGCGGGATTGATTGGAACTGAGATTGATGTCGGCCCTGTCCGACGGTTGGTGCGCGTGATGCTGCAGGACGCGTTGACGCCTCCATTCAGTTCCAATGTGATCGACAAGCTGTCGGGCGATCTCTACGACCTTGTATACGGCCAGCCCTTTCGCTTGCCGGTTGAGTTGATCTTCGTGATGCGGGCGCTCTCCACATTTGAGGGCGTTGGCCGCAGCCTCGATCCAGCTTTTAGCCTTGTTTCGATTGCCAAGCCCTACTTACTCCCTCTGATGACGTCCAGTGGATCCGGTACGAATGATCTGTTCAATGAGCTGGGGCGCCAGGTGGGAGCCTTGAGCAGCAAAGCTGTGGGGATTCCCAGGCGCCTGGATGAAAGTTTGGAGCGCCTTGAGCAGGGCGATCTGCAACTCCAAGTTCGACTGGGTGAGTCGGACCGTCAGTTCCGGCGCATGATCGTGGCGCAACAGTCGATTGGCCAAGCCGTTCTCTTGGGCTGCTTGGCTTTGGCAACGGCGATTATTGGTGCCAGTGCTCGCCCCGTTTGGTCGCTTTTACCTGCTGCGGCCACGCTTCCTGTGGGCTTGGGCTGGTTTCGAATGCAGATGAGAATGCGACGCGATCAGCGATTGGAACAGTTACCTGGCTCCAACCGCTGA
- the eno gene encoding phosphopyruvate hydratase yields MIDSLDLVIDTIVAREVLDSRGNPTVEAEVLLEGGAMGRAIVPSGASTGAHEAHELRDGGTRYMGKGVSQAVTHIEERIAPALCGLSALDQAAVDAAMLELDGSDNKSNLGANSILAVSMATARAAANGLGLPLYRYLGGPLANLLPVPLMNVINGGAHAANSLDFQEFMLVPHGAPSFREALRMGTEVFHTLKGLLSAKGMSTAVGDEGGFAPDLGNVEAGEILVEAISKAGYKPGEEISLALDVASSEFFKDGRYAFDGGSYTSAEMVDQLERLVEKFPIVSIEDGLDEDDWEGWKLLTERLGSKVQLVGDDLFVTNTKRLQQGIDNNTANSILIKVNQIGSLTETLQAIDLAGRSGYTSVISHRSGETEDTTIADLSVATRAGQIKTGSLSRSERVAKYNQLLRIEDELGSQAVYAGAVGQGPRGKA; encoded by the coding sequence GTGATCGATTCCCTCGACCTCGTCATCGACACCATCGTGGCCCGGGAGGTGCTCGATTCCCGGGGCAATCCAACCGTCGAGGCCGAAGTGCTTCTCGAAGGCGGCGCCATGGGACGCGCCATCGTGCCTAGCGGTGCGAGCACTGGGGCCCATGAAGCCCATGAGCTTCGTGATGGCGGCACGCGATATATGGGGAAAGGTGTCAGCCAGGCCGTCACCCATATCGAAGAGCGCATTGCCCCTGCTCTCTGCGGCTTATCGGCACTCGATCAAGCCGCTGTCGATGCAGCGATGCTTGAGCTAGACGGCAGCGACAACAAATCCAACCTTGGTGCCAACTCAATCCTGGCGGTGAGCATGGCCACGGCACGGGCCGCTGCCAATGGACTGGGCTTGCCCCTCTACCGCTATTTGGGGGGGCCGCTGGCCAATCTTTTGCCGGTGCCATTGATGAACGTGATCAATGGCGGTGCCCATGCCGCGAACAGCCTGGACTTTCAAGAGTTCATGCTGGTGCCCCACGGCGCCCCGAGCTTCCGGGAAGCGCTGCGAATGGGCACCGAAGTGTTCCACACCCTGAAAGGATTGCTCAGCGCCAAAGGCATGAGTACCGCTGTTGGCGATGAAGGCGGCTTTGCACCCGATCTCGGCAACGTGGAAGCCGGGGAAATCCTGGTGGAGGCAATCAGCAAGGCCGGCTACAAACCGGGCGAAGAGATTTCCCTGGCCCTGGATGTGGCCAGCAGCGAGTTTTTCAAAGACGGTCGCTATGCCTTCGATGGCGGCAGCTACACCAGCGCCGAGATGGTGGACCAGCTGGAGCGACTGGTGGAGAAATTCCCGATCGTCTCGATCGAAGACGGTCTGGATGAAGACGACTGGGAAGGTTGGAAGCTGCTGACCGAGCGTCTTGGCAGCAAGGTGCAACTTGTTGGTGACGACCTCTTCGTCACCAACACCAAGCGACTTCAACAAGGAATCGACAACAACACCGCCAATTCGATCCTGATCAAGGTGAACCAGATCGGTTCGCTCACCGAAACCCTGCAAGCCATCGATCTAGCAGGTCGCTCTGGGTACACCAGCGTGATCAGCCACCGCAGCGGCGAAACCGAAGACACCACCATCGCTGACCTGTCGGTTGCCACTCGCGCCGGCCAAATCAAGACCGGTTCCCTGAGCCGCAGCGAGCGGGTCGCCAAGTACAACCAGCTGCTGCGCATCGAAGACGAACTCGGCAGTCAAGCCGTGTATGCGGGTGCTGTGGGCCAGGGCCCGCGCGGCAAAGCCTGA
- the argJ gene encoding bifunctional glutamate N-acetyltransferase/amino-acid acetyltransferase ArgJ, whose amino-acid sequence MSEVSLADAAEAMASIWSPIDGGVTAPNGFEAAGVVVGLKPSGRPDLALILAPDEAVCAGTFTTSVVRAACVDLCAERLSSRDGRMRAVLINSGQANACTGDRGLLDSQRATQAVADQLGLDPETVLICSTGVIGVPIPMSTLLSGLGSLIAALSDGGGPAAAQAILTTDLVEKQAAVQAEFGGRTVRIGGMAKGSGMIHPNMATMLGFFSCDAGMEADIWRGMVRRAVQRSFNAITVDGDTSTNDTVLAFSAGAPLAVEHHAHLEEGLTEVMQQLAQAIARDGEGATCLMEVQVNGAVDEAAALRVARTICGSSLVKTAVHGRDPNWGRIVAAAGRADVAFDPEAVELWIGPHQLMDRGQPVVFDRAAASDALREETVQIRLCIGQGSGNGCAWGCDLSDQYVRINADYTT is encoded by the coding sequence ATGAGTGAAGTCTCTCTTGCCGACGCGGCCGAAGCGATGGCTTCTATTTGGTCTCCCATCGATGGTGGGGTCACGGCGCCGAACGGTTTTGAGGCGGCAGGGGTTGTGGTGGGCCTTAAGCCCTCTGGTCGCCCAGATCTTGCCTTGATCCTCGCCCCAGACGAAGCGGTGTGTGCAGGCACGTTCACCACGTCCGTCGTGCGTGCCGCCTGTGTGGATCTCTGCGCGGAGCGGCTCTCCAGTCGAGACGGTCGGATGCGAGCCGTGTTGATCAACTCAGGCCAGGCGAACGCTTGCACTGGTGACCGTGGATTGTTGGATAGTCAGCGAGCGACGCAAGCCGTTGCGGACCAGTTGGGCCTTGATCCGGAAACCGTGCTGATCTGTTCCACCGGTGTGATCGGCGTACCGATCCCGATGTCAACGCTGTTGTCTGGCCTGGGGTCTCTGATCGCCGCGTTGTCGGATGGAGGTGGTCCTGCCGCCGCGCAGGCGATTCTCACCACAGATCTTGTGGAGAAACAGGCTGCTGTTCAGGCTGAGTTTGGGGGGCGAACGGTGCGGATTGGCGGGATGGCCAAGGGCTCCGGAATGATCCATCCGAACATGGCCACGATGCTCGGCTTCTTCAGCTGCGATGCCGGCATGGAGGCAGACATTTGGCGCGGGATGGTGCGCCGAGCGGTTCAGCGCTCATTCAATGCCATCACCGTGGACGGCGATACAAGTACGAACGACACGGTGTTGGCCTTCAGTGCTGGTGCGCCATTGGCTGTGGAGCACCATGCCCATTTAGAGGAGGGCCTCACGGAGGTGATGCAGCAATTGGCTCAAGCGATTGCTAGGGATGGCGAAGGAGCCACCTGCTTGATGGAGGTTCAGGTGAACGGTGCGGTGGATGAGGCTGCGGCCCTGCGCGTTGCCCGCACCATTTGTGGTTCCTCCCTTGTGAAAACAGCTGTGCATGGCCGTGATCCGAACTGGGGTCGGATTGTGGCTGCTGCAGGTCGGGCTGATGTTGCTTTCGACCCCGAAGCTGTGGAGCTTTGGATTGGTCCCCATCAATTAATGGATCGGGGCCAACCTGTCGTTTTTGATCGTGCAGCGGCTAGCGATGCCCTTCGCGAGGAAACCGTTCAGATCCGCCTTTGTATTGGTCAGGGATCTGGAAATGGTTGTGCTTGGGGATGTGATTTGTCGGATCAATATGTGCGTATTAATGCCGATTACACAACTTAG